The DNA sequence AGAAGTTGCTTCAAACACTGCGGATGAAGCCGGAGACGGAACAACAACGGCAACAGTGCTTGCAAATGCGATTTTCAGCGAAGGGCTTAGAAACATCACTGCAGGTGCAAACCCTGTTGAAGTAAAACGCGGAATGGACAAAGCATGTGATTCAATTTTGGAGCACCTAAAAGCCGCATCGAAATCTATTAAAGACAAAAATGAAATTGCACAGGTTGCAACTATTTCTGCAAACTCCGATGCAAAAATAGGAAACATGATAGCAGAAGCTATGGAAAAAGTCGGTCAGGACGGTGTAATTACTGTTGAAGAGGCAAAAGGTATCGTAGATGAGCTTGATGTTGTTGAAGGTATGCAGTTTGACCGTGGATATTTAAGCCCGTATTTCATTACAAATACTGAAAAAATGACAGCAGAAATCGAGAATCCTTATATCTTACTGGTTGACAGTAAAATTGCATCACTCAAAGATCTGCTGCCGGTTTTAGAACAGGTACAAAAGACAAACCGTCCTTTACTTATTATCGCTGAAGATGTAGAGGGTGAAGCACTTTCAACTCTTGTTGTGAACAAACTTCGCGGTGTACTCAACATTTCCGCTGTAAAAGCACCAGGCTTTGGAGACAGAAGAAAAGCAATGCTGCAAGATATTGCAACATTGACAGGCGGTACTGTAATTTCTGAAGAAACCGGTTATACTTTGGAGGGTGCAGAAATTTCTATGCTTGGCCAGGCATCACGTGTTGTCATAGACAAAGACAATACAGTCATCGTTGACGGTGCAGGAAGTGAAGAAGCTGTCAAAGCCCGTATATCTGAAATAAAAACACAGATTGAAGCAACTTCCAGCGAGTATGATAAAGAAAAACTGCAAGAACGTCTTGCAAAACTCAGCGGTGGTGTAGCCGTCATCAAAGTCGGTGCTGCAACTGAGACTGAAATGAAAGAGAAAAAAGACCGTGTTGATGATGCGCTTTCGGCTACAAAAGCAGCTGTTGAAGAAGGTATAGTCATCGGTGGTGGAGCGGCACTGGTTCATGCTGCTGCAAAAGTAAATATTGATAACCTTGAAGGCGATCAAAAAATCGGTGCTGAGATTATATTACGTGCCGTGAAAGCTCCTATAAAACAGATTGCACAAAATGCAGGATTTGACACAGGTGTTGTTGTCAATGCAATTCAAAATGCAGAAAATGAAAATATTGGTTTCAATGCGGCAACAGGTGAATATGTAGATATGTTTGAAGCGGGTATTATCGATCCGTTTAAAGTTGAACGTGTTGCGCTTACAAATGCGACTTCCGTTTCAAGCCTGCTCCTCACTACAGAAGCGGCAATTTTTGAAATTCCAAAAGAAGAAGCTCCTGCAGCAGATATGGGAGGAGGAATGCCTCCGCAAATGGGAATGCCGGGAATGATGTAAGAAGCAGTGAGTAAAAAAACTGTCTCCTTGGTTCTTGGAAGCGGTGGTGCCCGTGGTCTAGCCCACATTGGCATCATCAGATACCTCGAAGAAAACGATTACGAAATAAAATCTGTTTCAGGATGTTCTATCGGTGCACTCGTCGGTGGATTTTATGCAGCCGGAGTGCTGCATATTTATGAAGAGTGGCTCAAGCAGATAGATACTCTTGAAATGCTAAAACTGCTTGACTTTAAAGGTTCAGGCGGTCTTGTATCAGGACAGAAACTGATGCAAAAGCTTGAAAACCTTGTCGGCGACTGCCTCATCGAATCTTTAGATATAAAATTTACAGCTGTCTGTACAGATATAGAAGCTGAGAAAGAAGTATGGATTAACAGTGGTTCTTTATTAAGTGCCATTAGAGCATCCATCTCTCTGCCTCTTTTTTTCACTCCTTTTATCACATCATCAGGAAAAAAACTTGTTGACGGCGGGGTACTCAATCCGGTACCTATTGCGCCGACATTTCATGATGATACAGACCTTACTATTTCGGTAAACCTGGGTGCTGAAGCTGCTCCTGATATGCCAATAAAAAAACGTAAAAAAACTGACACTCCAATACGGCAAAAACTGCAACACTATCTGAAGACTCTCTCATTACCCGATACATTTGTCAAAGAAGACAATATGTACAGCATTGCAAACAAATCTTTTGAAACACTCCAGGGAGCACTCGCCCGTATGAAACTTGCAGCTTATCCTTCTGATATAGAAATAGATATACCCAGAAACCTGTGCAACACTTTTGACTTCGACAAAGCAGAAGAATTGATTGCCTATGGTTACAATTTATGCAAAAAAAGAGCTGATTTATAATTTATTGTCTTATAATGACTACACTTATACATAACGAAAGGAAAACAGATGAGTAATAAAATTTTCATAATAACAGTCTTTATAGGAAATATTGCATTTGGTGGTGTTTTACCAAAAATAGATCTGCAGGGAACCATTCACACAAAAAGCACAAACAGTTTTAGAGCAAAAGTCAGCAAAAAACTTTTTGAACATGGTCTTGACAAAAAAATCGCAAAAGCCAACGTTGACAATGTACTTCTTCATGATGATGCTCTTAATGAGTTGATGACACAAAACATTCTCAAAAACATCCCTTTGCTCAAAGATGAAAATATATTAAACTTTATCACACACTCTGCCTTACGAAAAAAAACAGTCGATTTGAGTTCCTATGCCACACTGGTTTCTTTGGTGCAAAAACACGCAGCCGCTTTCATAGATAAAGACTTAATCTCACAAATAGAACAGACAAGCATTGAAAATGAAAAATTAAAATCGATGAAGGTTTTTGTTTAGATGAAGATTGAAAACCCGTTTGAGTCTGGGCATATAAAAAACTATATTTTACTTTATGCAAGTGTTGTCATAATAATGATTTTATTTTTCTTCGCTTCAACACTCTTTCAAGAAGATGCAAAAAAAATAGAAAAAAAGAGTTTTAATACAAAAGCACCTGAATTAAAAAAGCCACAGGCTGCAAACAAAAAAACATCTGTAAAAGAAAAAAAGTTTAAACTGCTGCAGACAAATTACTAAAGGGCACCTCTGAATGTAAAACTACTCTTTCGTAACTATATACAACTGTTCGTGTCCCAGTTTCTTTAAAATATCCATCACATTTACAAAGTCCTGAAACTTGGACTCTTTGTCACTTCGAAGCACTACCGTCTGGTCTTTGGAAACAGCAGAAAGTTTTTGTTGTAACTCTTTAAGGTTTACTTTCTCTTTGTCAAAAAATATCTCACTTTTTGCATTCACATAAACCGTCACCTCTTTTTTCGTATCTTCTTTTTCTGTTGCTTTTGCTTCTGGCAAATTCACGGGAATAACGCCCTGCTTTATAAAAGTAGCTGTTGTCAGCACCATGACAAGCAGAACAAGCATAATATCTATAAAAGGAATGACATTGATCTGGTCAAACTTTTTAAACTGTTTTTTACACTTCATGGGCCACATCAAACTTTGTTAAAATTCTTTCAACTTTACGAAGAAGAATTGTATAGGCTACAATAGCCGGCATAGCCACAACAAGTCCCATCGCCGTAGCTTTGAGTGCAAGAGCGAGTCCTATCATGATTTTTTTTGCATCTACTGCACCCAAATCACCCAAAGTATAAAAAGTGATCATAATACCGATGACTGTTCCAAGCAGACCCACATAGGGTGCATTTGTTCCTATTGCACTGATGACATTGATATTGTCCGTTAAGTCAAGTTCTAAATTGTCTCTGTGTTTATAATCTTCTATACGTACACTCTTGTAAAACATCATTCTCTCAATAAAAAGCCACAAAGTGACAATACTCATAAGAATCAAGGTTCCCATAACACCATAATCAAGGGCCTGTTCTGCATATGTCATTATATCATTTGTTATTTGCATTCATATTCCTGTTTAAATTTTAATTCTACTGTTGTTCCAATATTTTTTGATGACTGCAACAGTAATTCTATATTGTTTCTTTCGCAAAATCTTTTGACAAGATTTAATCCTATGCCAAAACCCTGCATATTTTTATTTGACTGGTAATAGTTGTCAAAAATACGAACAAGTTCAACCTCATCCATCCCTATTCCGTAATCTTTTATTTTTATACTGTTGTTTTTTACCTCAATATCTATATTTCTTGAAGTGCCTGAGTATTTTACCCCATTATCAATAATATTGTCAATTACTTTTCCCAAACCTTTTTGATCGCTCAATACAGGCATTTTTTCCAACACAAGATTAAATTTCATTTGAGGATATATTTTTTTTACAAAGCCAACTCTCTGTTTGACTAACTCATCAACAAAAAACTCCTCTTTTATCTTTTGATTTGTCTGCATCTTAATCAGATAATCCAATTCATTATAACGCTCTTTAAGCATCATACAGGCTGTATTTATACGTCCAATGCGTTTGAGTATTTTCTCATCATGGCAATTTTTACCTAAAAGCTGTGTCGTTGTTGTAATGGTGCTGATAGGCAGATTAAGCTCATGGAGGGTCTCTTTTGAAAGGTTTTGCAACTCTTGAACATACTCAGCC is a window from the Sulfurimonas hydrogeniphila genome containing:
- the exbB gene encoding TonB-system energizer ExbB gives rise to the protein MQITNDIMTYAEQALDYGVMGTLILMSIVTLWLFIERMMFYKSVRIEDYKHRDNLELDLTDNINVISAIGTNAPYVGLLGTVIGIMITFYTLGDLGAVDAKKIMIGLALALKATAMGLVVAMPAIVAYTILLRKVERILTKFDVAHEV
- a CDS encoding sensor histidine kinase; translated protein: MFAFIVLCIVILSGVFISKLAVDPLAEYVQELQNLSKETLHELNLPISTITTTTQLLGKNCHDEKILKRIGRINTACMMLKERYNELDYLIKMQTNQKIKEEFFVDELVKQRVGFVKKIYPQMKFNLVLEKMPVLSDQKGLGKVIDNIIDNGVKYSGTSRNIDIEVKNNSIKIKDYGIGMDEVELVRIFDNYYQSNKNMQGFGIGLNLVKRFCERNNIELLLQSSKNIGTTVELKFKQEYECK
- the groL gene encoding chaperonin GroEL (60 kDa chaperone family; promotes refolding of misfolded polypeptides especially under stressful conditions; forms two stacked rings of heptamers to form a barrel-shaped 14mer; ends can be capped by GroES; misfolded proteins enter the barrel where they are refolded when GroES binds) encodes the protein MAKEIIFSDNARNKLARGVEKLTDAVKVTMGPRGRNVLIQKSYGAPSITKDGVSVAREIELQDNLENMGAQLVKEVASNTADEAGDGTTTATVLANAIFSEGLRNITAGANPVEVKRGMDKACDSILEHLKAASKSIKDKNEIAQVATISANSDAKIGNMIAEAMEKVGQDGVITVEEAKGIVDELDVVEGMQFDRGYLSPYFITNTEKMTAEIENPYILLVDSKIASLKDLLPVLEQVQKTNRPLLIIAEDVEGEALSTLVVNKLRGVLNISAVKAPGFGDRRKAMLQDIATLTGGTVISEETGYTLEGAEISMLGQASRVVIDKDNTVIVDGAGSEEAVKARISEIKTQIEATSSEYDKEKLQERLAKLSGGVAVIKVGAATETEMKEKKDRVDDALSATKAAVEEGIVIGGGAALVHAAAKVNIDNLEGDQKIGAEIILRAVKAPIKQIAQNAGFDTGVVVNAIQNAENENIGFNAATGEYVDMFEAGIIDPFKVERVALTNATSVSSLLLTTEAAIFEIPKEEAPAADMGGGMPPQMGMPGMM
- the exbD gene encoding TonB system transport protein ExbD; amino-acid sequence: MKCKKQFKKFDQINVIPFIDIMLVLLVMVLTTATFIKQGVIPVNLPEAKATEKEDTKKEVTVYVNAKSEIFFDKEKVNLKELQQKLSAVSKDQTVVLRSDKESKFQDFVNVMDILKKLGHEQLYIVTKE
- a CDS encoding patatin-like phospholipase family protein yields the protein MSKKTVSLVLGSGGARGLAHIGIIRYLEENDYEIKSVSGCSIGALVGGFYAAGVLHIYEEWLKQIDTLEMLKLLDFKGSGGLVSGQKLMQKLENLVGDCLIESLDIKFTAVCTDIEAEKEVWINSGSLLSAIRASISLPLFFTPFITSSGKKLVDGGVLNPVPIAPTFHDDTDLTISVNLGAEAAPDMPIKKRKKTDTPIRQKLQHYLKTLSLPDTFVKEDNMYSIANKSFETLQGALARMKLAAYPSDIEIDIPRNLCNTFDFDKAEELIAYGYNLCKKRADL